From a single Ciconia boyciana chromosome 6, ASM3463844v1, whole genome shotgun sequence genomic region:
- the LOC140652785 gene encoding mas-related G-protein coupled receptor member D-like, with protein sequence MEETNTTDLPLNYMPSAYVDYVENIEYKCPLPYGLMVFAGVCMGISLCGLAGNGIVMWFLGFHMKQTAFTVYILNLAVADFSLLLLFSLLILAILSFTAICYLYNFISFYMDFVFVVEFLCHFFDLSSLGLLTAINMERCISVLFPIWYCCQRPKHLSGIVSGVIWALAGFFVSSMCLSFNFAENYETVFAGVAIAFSMILSSVMLISNLSLFIKLRCGSQRRHPGKLYVAVLLNVIFFFALGIPFSVEVFLNLPSSRELFPQNTSFLLALLNCSINPVIYFLVGSCRQRRFQGSVKVAFRRVFEEKATSEEGSRVPENTVVETTL encoded by the coding sequence ATGGAGGAGACCAACACAACAGACCTCCCTCTCAACTACATGCCTTCTGCATATGTGGACTATGTGGAAAATATTGAATACAAATGCCCACTACCTTACGGATTGATGGTCTTTGCAGGTGTCTGTATGGGGATTTCTCTCTGTGGACTTGCAGGGAATGGGATCGTCATGTGGTTCCTGGGCTTCCACATGAAGCAGACCGCTTTCACCGTCTACATCCTAAATCTAGCTGTTGCTGacttctctctgctcctcctgttttctctgctCATATTGGCAATTTTGAGCTTTACAGCAATTTGttatttgtataattttatttctttctacatGGATTTTGTATTTGTAGTTGAATTTCTGTGCCACTTCTTTGACCTTAGCAGCCTGGGTCTCCTGACAGCAATCAACATGGAGCGTTGTATCTCTGTCCTCTTCCCAATCTGGTATTGCTGCCAGCGCCCAAAGCACTTATCAGGCATTGTGAGTGGGGTGATCTGGGCTCTCGctggattttttgtttcctcaatGTGTCTTAGCTTTAACTTTGCTGAAAACTACGAGACAGTATTTGCAGGTGTAGCCATTGCATTTTCCATGATTTTGTCATCAGTGATGTTGATTTCCAACCTGTCCCTGTTCATCAAACTCCGATGTGGCTCACAGAGACGACACCCAGGGAAACTCTATGTTGCTGTCCTTCTCAACgtgattttcttctttgcccTTGGTATACCTTTCAGCGTAGAGGTTTTCCTCAACCTTCCAAGTTCGCGCGAATTGTTTCCtcaaaatacatcttttctgCTGGCGTTGCTAAACTGCAGCATCAATCCAGTCATTTACTTTCTGGTGGGGAGCTGCCGGCAGCGCCGGTTCCAAGGCTCCGTGAAAGTCGCCTTCCGCCGAGTGTTTGAAGAGAAAGCGACGAGTGAGGAGGGGAGCCGTGTGCCTGAGAACACTGTGGTGGAGACCACTCTATAA